Sequence from the Vanacampus margaritifer isolate UIUO_Vmar chromosome 18, RoL_Vmar_1.0, whole genome shotgun sequence genome:
AAAGAATCAAAAGTGCCCATCGGTCTGAATGTAAGTGTGACACAAAGTAAACTGGGGTTGGCTCTAGCTCCCCCGGcgccctaatgaggacaaacgcTCTTGAAACTGGATGGCTGTTTTTGGGGAAAGTAGTTTTTGCTCTCTCGGGagccctattttgaaattgttGTGCGAGAGTCTGATTGCAGATTGCATTAATCTGCTCACAGATTAGCAGCAACTCATCAACAAATGAATTATTGAGGTTTTTCCCGGTGGACATCTTGTTGAGCCATTGTAACAGCTGCTCCCTAAAACTTTTAACCATCGAAATGTGGACTTTTGTGGTTGATGTTTTAATAATTGTACAGTAAATTATAAACATGCTTGTTCACCAGTGTGATGATGCCCATATAAATTCCAGTGCTCTTGTATttgcagggattttttttttttgaagtgtacaaatatatatttagaaaaaagaCAGATGAGTGGATTAAAggatttgtcctctttgttttTATCAAAACTGCAcctgtttaaaaagaaaaaaacataactgtGACATACTCAAAGTAGGTCAGTGAAGCATGAAGATTGTGTAAATTATTGACTCTGTAATGATGAGACTTTCACAGCACCCATGAAGACGCTTAGCATTTGTCCAAACTTTTAAATGTACAACGTCACTAATATCTCTCACTGGGTGTGATCTACAATAACATCACTGAAAGGATGATTTTGGAGAGTGAAGTgaagaatataattttttaacacTCTAATGTAATAAATGACTAATGCTGCCTGCTAGTGGTGGGTTTGCACCAAGCAAGCATACCGCTTGTTTGGacttctaaataaaataaaaaaagaatgaatgagAAAATAGCTGGACGAGTCAAATGAGTTGATATTTCATCAAACGTCAGGAATTACTACTACAAATTCATCGAATTCTGTGACATCCTATGGAAGGACCTGTTGAATATTCTCCAGCAGGCCCCAGTTGTGCGTctttataaaatgtcaacattggaAAGTGGCAAGTATGCAACCTATCAGCTTCTAGGATAGCCCTGGTGTAATCGTGTGAATGGAAATAACCCCAAAgtaagctcctcctcctcctcctgctcctctaATCCCAGCGCATCCTTTTTATCTGAGGATTGACAGCAGGCGGAGCAGAATGGAGCTGATGGGACCACCATGCATCTCATGTCCCCttaaacaacaacttttttagGATTCTTATTTAGTAGTGAACTAGTTTGTAGCATTTAGGAGCCTCGTGGGAACCAAAATGAGTCGCCATTTTTCTTGTGCTTTTTGCGTGGCTTTAGTTGTTCTCCCCCTCATGAGTACTTCGTGTCCTGCACAGTGCAGCTGCTTCTTCCACAAACTGAGCGACGGTTCCAAAGCCAGGTAAAGAAGAGTATTGACACCAACTTCTTTTTatgaattctattttttttttttgtatcttgcgTGCAAAATTGACAGCCCATTGGTGCGTTCGTCAATTCAGTAGTGGAGGATTAACTTGGAGTTGCTCTTTAATCTGTTTTTCTTGTTACAGGACAATAGGCCACTACTTTTAAAAACTGtttagttcaaataaatgttatttttaatctgtattttttgtatCTATAGTTTTTACACTAGGATTACATATTATCAAATGTCTGCACAATCATGCATAATTATTGtaataaattttttgggggcagGTTAACAAAAGATATTTAGTTCTACCCGCTACATTTTTTGGGGAAGTTATTCCTGTGTTATGATAACTAACTGCAGTGAAAAAATGACACCTATTTCTAATCAATTTATACGTTGTCATCAGGATTCCTAcagttaaaattttatttttccacagAAGCGTCCTGTGCAATGATCCCAAGATCAGCGTCATTCCTACAAATTTCCCCACGGACACCTCCAAGATACGCATTGAGAAGACGGCCATCGCCAGGATTTCTAGTGGCAACTTTCGCTACCTCAGCAGCATGGAGTTCCTCTGGATGTCTTTCAACTCCCTGAGCTCTCTCAGCGTGGACAGTTTCCGGGGTCTCACGAACCTGGACGAGTTGAGGCTGGACGGAAACGCCCTCACCTCGTTCCCGTGGGAGTCTCTGAGCGACATGCCCAATCTGAGGCTGCTCGACCTGCACAACAATAAGATCTCCAGCATGCCCGCTGAGGCTCTAGTATACATAAAGAACATCACCTATCTGGATTTATCCAGTAACACTCTCACCACCGTCCCCGCAGATGTCCTCTCACTTTGGCTAAGTGTGAAACCGCTTCAGGGTGCTGATTCCTCCAAGTTTATTCTTGGTGAGTTTCAATAATCAGGAGGCTTCTTGTTCTTAGTCGCCATATTTGACTTTCACCACCAAGGACGGATTAGTCTAATTTTAGTAGTTGTGTTGAGTTGTGTTGTTATAATAGCTCACATGCAACAAGGTCTCAATGACGCATTTGCTTTTCAGGTCTCCATGACAACCCGTGGTTATGCGACTGCCGGCTTTACGATCTGGTTCAGTTCCAGAAGTCTCCAAGGTCATCAGTCGCGCTAATAGACCCCAGGCTGCGGTGTACCGACCCGGAGAGTCTGTCTGGGGTTTTCTTTACTGAAGCGGAGCTGCAGAGGTGCCAGGGCCCTCGGGTGCATACGGCTGTTGCACGTGTCCGGAGCTCGCTGGGCAACAATGTCCTGCTTCGTTGCGGCACAGTCGGTGTTCCCATCCCTGAGCTGTCTTGGAACCGTGCTGACGGCAAGAAAATCAACGGCACTAGTGAGTTCTCCTGAACCAAATCCAGAGGTGCTAAGATTAGAACGCCATCTATTTCAGTGTCAACGGGATTAAAGTTCTTCTCTTTGTATCAATCTACTTAACCCTACCaaccttttctttattttcagttCAGCAAGAGATCTCAAAGGAGGGCATCATTTGGTCCATTTTGAGCGTGCCCGCAGTCTCTTACAAGGATTCAGGAAAGTATGTGTGCAAAGCAAGCAACTTTGTGGGTACCGCAGACGCCATCATCTCCTTGGTGATCACAGACACCTTTCGGTCTGAAGACGCAGGAGGTGCAGTCGCCAAGAGACCTAGAGGGAAGAAGCCTGGCGGTATGGGGAGGGCCGCATATCA
This genomic interval carries:
- the lrit1b gene encoding leucine-rich repeat, immunoglobulin-like domain and transmembrane domain-containing protein 1b isoform X2; the encoded protein is MNMSKSAKPSVVLPLMSTSCPAQCSCFFHKLSDGSKARSVLCNDPKISVIPTNFPTDTSKIRIEKTAIARISSGNFRYLSSMEFLWMSFNSLSSLSVDSFRGLTNLDELRLDGNALTSFPWESLSDMPNLRLLDLHNNKISSMPAEALVYIKNITYLDLSSNTLTTVPADVLSLWLSVKPLQGADSSKFILGLHDNPWLCDCRLYDLVQFQKSPRSSVALIDPRLRCTDPESLSGVFFTEAELQRCQGPRVHTAVARVRSSLGNNVLLRCGTVGVPIPELSWNRADGKKINGTIQQEISKEGIIWSILSVPAVSYKDSGKYVCKASNFVGTADAIISLVITDTFRSEDAGGAVAKRPRGKKPGGMGRAAYQEKLIARYVPPPTTSPGKPIIEPLNGKGVTGKYEVESYSVSSGSRGRGRGSNPRKPEQVALGNMVANASSLQQAPEKRVVRSVKVIGDTDHTVSLNWRAPTATNVTEFSVLYAVFGERDMRRINVGTGKNRITIDGLVPKTKYIACVCVKGLIPKKEQCVIFSTDEAASASGTQKLINVVVITVACVIAVPLTLIVCCGAIKKRCQKLLGRPSKEIQDSYVTFETLGPGAKTKGMEGEFLTRLNPDESNRLLSARSSVDSEAITRTEGPPNEYFC
- the lrit1b gene encoding leucine-rich repeat, immunoglobulin-like domain and transmembrane domain-containing protein 1b isoform X1; the protein is MSRHFSCAFCVALVVLPLMSTSCPAQCSCFFHKLSDGSKARSVLCNDPKISVIPTNFPTDTSKIRIEKTAIARISSGNFRYLSSMEFLWMSFNSLSSLSVDSFRGLTNLDELRLDGNALTSFPWESLSDMPNLRLLDLHNNKISSMPAEALVYIKNITYLDLSSNTLTTVPADVLSLWLSVKPLQGADSSKFILGLHDNPWLCDCRLYDLVQFQKSPRSSVALIDPRLRCTDPESLSGVFFTEAELQRCQGPRVHTAVARVRSSLGNNVLLRCGTVGVPIPELSWNRADGKKINGTIQQEISKEGIIWSILSVPAVSYKDSGKYVCKASNFVGTADAIISLVITDTFRSEDAGGAVAKRPRGKKPGGMGRAAYQEKLIARYVPPPTTSPGKPIIEPLNGKGVTGKYEVESYSVSSGSRGRGRGSNPRKPEQVALGNMVANASSLQQAPEKRVVRSVKVIGDTDHTVSLNWRAPTATNVTEFSVLYAVFGERDMRRINVGTGKNRITIDGLVPKTKYIACVCVKGLIPKKEQCVIFSTDEAASASGTQKLINVVVITVACVIAVPLTLIVCCGAIKKRCQKLLGRPSKEIQDSYVTFETLGPGAKTKGMEGEFLTRLNPDESNRLLSARSSVDSEAITRTEGPPNEYFC
- the lrit1b gene encoding leucine-rich repeat, immunoglobulin-like domain and transmembrane domain-containing protein 1b isoform X3; amino-acid sequence: MEFLWMSFNSLSSLSVDSFRGLTNLDELRLDGNALTSFPWESLSDMPNLRLLDLHNNKISSMPAEALVYIKNITYLDLSSNTLTTVPADVLSLWLSVKPLQGADSSKFILGLHDNPWLCDCRLYDLVQFQKSPRSSVALIDPRLRCTDPESLSGVFFTEAELQRCQGPRVHTAVARVRSSLGNNVLLRCGTVGVPIPELSWNRADGKKINGTIQQEISKEGIIWSILSVPAVSYKDSGKYVCKASNFVGTADAIISLVITDTFRSEDAGGAVAKRPRGKKPGGMGRAAYQEKLIARYVPPPTTSPGKPIIEPLNGKGVTGKYEVESYSVSSGSRGRGRGSNPRKPEQVALGNMVANASSLQQAPEKRVVRSVKVIGDTDHTVSLNWRAPTATNVTEFSVLYAVFGERDMRRINVGTGKNRITIDGLVPKTKYIACVCVKGLIPKKEQCVIFSTDEAASASGTQKLINVVVITVACVIAVPLTLIVCCGAIKKRCQKLLGRPSKEIQDSYVTFETLGPGAKTKGMEGEFLTRLNPDESNRLLSARSSVDSEAITRTEGPPNEYFC